From the genome of Mixophyes fleayi isolate aMixFle1 chromosome 2, aMixFle1.hap1, whole genome shotgun sequence, one region includes:
- the LOC142141216 gene encoding retinol dehydrogenase 7-like: protein MWLPLLVMLALIFLYRWYRQSQILENLSDKYVFITGCDSGFGNLLARQLDRRGMRVLAACLTETGAENLKKEASSRLQTIILDVSDSKSVSSAAEWVSHIVGEKGLWGLVNNAGIAGKVAPNGWLKKDDFLNVLNVNLLGLIDVTLTLLPFIRRAQGRIVNVASILGRIAFITGGYSISKYGVEAFSDTLRRELSDFGVKVSIIEPGGFNTAISNLPLLKNNLKEKWESLPTETKEIYGELYLSKLLKNMEDMVASGSFKIYKVTNCMEHALTACQPWTRYSAGWDAKLFLIPLSYLPTFISDYVASWNAPKPALKAQ, encoded by the exons ATGTGGCTCCCTCTGCTGGTGATGTTGGCTCTGATTTTCCTGTATAGATGGTACAGACAGAGTCAGATACTGGAGAATCTGTCAGATAAATATGTCTTCATTACTGGATGTGACTCAGGATTTGGGAACCTGCTGGCGAGGCAGCTGGACAGACGTGGAATGAGGGTTCTAGCTGCTTGTCTGACTGAGACAGGGGCTGAGAACCTGAAGAAGGAGGCCTCCAGCAGACTGCAGACTATAATTCTGGATGTTTCTGACAGCAAGAGCGTAAGCTCTGCTGCAGAGTGGGTGTCTCATATTGTTGGAGAGAAAG GACTCTGGGGTTTGGTGAACAATGCTGGCATTGCTGGTAAAGTTGCTCCCAATGGATGGCTGAAAAAGGatgattttttaaatgttttaaacgtGAATTTACTGGGGCTGATTGATGTGACACTGACCCTGCTGCCCTTTATCAGAAGGGCTCAGGGAAGAATTGTTAATGTTGCCAGTATTCTTGGCAGAATTGCTTTCATTACTGGTGGTTACAGTATCTCCAAATACGGCGTAGAAGCTTTCTCAGACACACTAAG gAGGGAACTTAGTGATTTTGGTGTTAAAGTTTCCATAATTGAGCCAGGTGGCTTCAATACTGCCATTTCCAACTTGCCTTTGTTAAAGAATAACTTGAAGGAAAAATGGGAGTCTCTGCCAACTGAAACCAAGGAGATCTATGGAGAACTCTACTTATCCAAAT tgctaAAAAATATGGAAGATATGGTTGCCTCAGGCTCTTTCAAGATATACAAGGTTACAAACTGTATGGAACACGCACTCACCGCTTGTCAACCATGGACCCGTTATTCTGCTGGATGGGATGCCAAACTATTTCTCATCCCCCTTTCCTACCTGCCAACATTCATTAGTGACTATGTGGCATCTTGGAATGCCCCAAAACCAGCTCTAAAAGCACAATAA